The region ATGTTGAGGGTTGCGCCGAGGGCCCACATGACGCCGAGGGCACCCGCGATGCTGATGGGAATACCCATGCTGGCCCAGAAGCTCATTCGCAGGTCGAGAAAGAGCCACAATATTATGAAAACCAGTGCCAGGCCCATGACGCCGTTCTCCAGGAGAAGATCGATCCGCGCCTGGAGCATGACGCTGGTGTCATTCCAGATTCGGATGCTTAGCCCCTGGGGGATTATCCGCTCTTGTTCGCTCACCCATTTTGTAACGGCTCTGGATATGGCGAGCGCGTCTTCATCCTGCGTCTTGAGCACGCCAACGGTGATCGCGGGAGCACCATTCAAGCGGGAGACCAACTGGTCTTCCGAAAATCCGTCGTCGATACGCGCGATTCGGTCGAGCGTGATGACGTCGCCGTCGGACTTGGCCATCACGACAATCTCGGCCAGCTCGCTGCCGGTATATTTCCGGCCAATCGTGCGGAGGCGGATATCTTCCCCTTCCGTGCGGACGGTGCCGCCGGTCAGATTCAGGCTGCTCTGCCGGACGGCCTGGGACACCTGGGCAAAGGTGAGCCCGTACTCGCGCAAGCGCTCTTCCGAAACCTCAATGCCAATCTCATATTCCCGGGCGCCCATGATCTGAACCTGGCTCACCTCGGGAAGGAGCTGAAGGGATTCCTTGACCTCTTCCGCCCACTCCTTAAGCTGGCGTTCGTCGAGCCCCTCGCCTGCGAGGGAAACCATCATGACTTCGCGCCGCAAGGTTACCTCTTCGGTGATGGGGCGCTCCGCATCTTCCGGGAACGAGGAAATGGCCTCAACCTCGTTTCGGACTTTGTCCTTGACGACGGCGGTGTCGTAGCCCTGCTCCACCTCGATCAGCACCGATCCAAAATTCTCGGACGATGTGGAGGTGTAGGTCTTAATCCCCTCAATGGCCTCGATCGCTTCTTCAATTTTGCGGCAGATCCCCTCCTCCACATCCTCCGGATCGGCGCCGGGCCAGGGCACACGGATCTGAATATAATCCAGACTGAATTCGGGAAAGGTCTCCCGAACCATATTCAACGCCGCCAGGAGGCCCATGACGATGAAAAAGAACAGAAGAATGTTCGCGAAAACCGTGTTCCGCGCAAATGCCGCCAGAAGACCTCTCATGAAGGCGCAGCCTCTTGCGCCTCGGGAGCGAGAAGCGTGTTGGGAAGGGGATTTACGAGGCGCGTAGTGATCACCTCGTCTCCGGCGGCCAACCCTTTAACGAAGGTCTCCTCGCCATGATTGCGCACGACCTCCACAGGATGGATCATGAGACGATTGTCCCGGGCGAGATAGACGTTGCCCTCATAGGTTACCGCCCATCGCGGCAGTCGAAAGACCTGCTCCATCGACTTGCCGGGAATCTCCACCTGGCAGAACATACCCTCAACCAGAGGCAGGCCGTCCCCGCCCACGTCCGCCCCTTCGGGACTTATGCGAACCGCAACCGTTACCGTGCGCGTCTGCGGGTCGAAGTTCTCGATCCGGTCCGCAGTTCCCTCCCAGCGACGCGCATCGGGGGCCTCGGTCCAATAGATGGAACAGGTGACGGGCTTAATCGCCCCAAACCAGGATTGCTCAGCACCCGGCGCATCGCCTTCAAACTGGAGCCAGCTCCGGGCATCCCGGCTGTCGAGGGACACAGATATCTCAAGCACACGGTCGTCCGCCAGTGTCACGACGGTCATTCCCGGATTGACGTATTGGCCCAGCTCGAGATTCACACTTTTGACGCGGGCATCGAACTCCGCCCGGACTTCCGTCCTGGAGAGATTCGCATCCGCCAAGGCGAGTTGGGCGCGCGCCGCCTGCAGGCCGCTCTGGGCCTCCTCGATCTGCACCGGGTATAAAGAGACCGCTTGACCAAGTTGATCGCGTGCATCCGCAGCCTGATTGAAGGCCATTTCCGACTGATCCACCGCGGATCGCGTTCCCACGTCGTCCTGTTCGTAGAGCGCTTTGACACGTTCATGCTCGGCCTTCATCAGGGCCTCGTTTCGCTCTATCGTGCTCAGGCGCTCCGTGTCAATTTCCATCTGCCGGGTGAGCCGCTCGACCGTTTTCTCGAACTGACGTACTTGCGCCGCGGCGCGGTCGCGGGCGGCGATGTAGTCGCTCGCATCCAGGCGAAAAAGCAGGGCACCCGCCGGAATCTTTTCCCCCACCTCCAGATTCGGGTGTACTTCGGCCACAAGACCCGGTACTTCCGCCGATAGCGGCACCACGTTTAGCGCGCGCACCTCGCCCAGACCGGTCACGACGACCGGGACAATTTCCGGAGCCACCTGAAGCGTCTCCACGGGGAGGGCCCGCTCCACCTGCACGGCCTCCGCAGGCTCTTCCTTGAGGTACACCATCAGCGCCATCGACATTACCCCGACCGCAAGTACGACGATGCAGACCAGCACCCGAACGATGAGCGAGGCCTCCCGGGTATGGCCCGCCTCTTCTGAGGTGACCGCACCTGCTTCCGAAGGGGTTGCCCCCTGTTCGTCATTGTTCATCCCACCCCTTCTTTCTTCACCAACGGCCCAAGCTCCGAGCGCATCTCGGCTGCGATGATTTCACGAATCCGCGCGTAAACTTCACACCACTGCGCCGAGCATGAGGGCCCGAGTTGTATCAAAAGTGCGCTTATGTATTCCAGAATCTGCCCTTCCATTTCTTGAAAATGAACGGCGCCCGTTTCCGATAACCGAATCCGAACCTCGCGGCGATCCTGTTGAGACTGTTCCCGAATCACCATCCCCAACTCCACCAGACGATCCACCATTGCCGAGGCGGACGGCGGGGTAACGTGAAGCGCGTCCGCAAGTTCCTTAACGGAGAGTTCACCGCGCTCGTCGATGGCCATCAGAACGTTACTCTGCACGAAAGTAAGTTCGTTGCCGACTTCCGAACTCCCCCCTTCCCTTGCACGGGCCTGAAATTTGTGGCAGAGCCGGTCTTTGAGCAGTCTTACCGTCCGGTAAATTTCCCGTGCCTGGGTCTGGGTCGGATCACTCATGAGCACTTCCCTTAGTTAGGATGCCTAATTATAGTGGGGTCGAAGGAATAACTCAACCGCGACGACCAAGCCCGCTTGGAACCCGCCTCGGCGCG is a window of Candidatus Hydrogenedentota bacterium DNA encoding:
- a CDS encoding HlyD family efflux transporter periplasmic adaptor subunit, giving the protein MNNDEQGATPSEAGAVTSEEAGHTREASLIVRVLVCIVVLAVGVMSMALMVYLKEEPAEAVQVERALPVETLQVAPEIVPVVVTGLGEVRALNVVPLSAEVPGLVAEVHPNLEVGEKIPAGALLFRLDASDYIAARDRAAAQVRQFEKTVERLTRQMEIDTERLSTIERNEALMKAEHERVKALYEQDDVGTRSAVDQSEMAFNQAADARDQLGQAVSLYPVQIEEAQSGLQAARAQLALADANLSRTEVRAEFDARVKSVNLELGQYVNPGMTVVTLADDRVLEISVSLDSRDARSWLQFEGDAPGAEQSWFGAIKPVTCSIYWTEAPDARRWEGTADRIENFDPQTRTVTVAVRISPEGADVGGDGLPLVEGMFCQVEIPGKSMEQVFRLPRWAVTYEGNVYLARDNRLMIHPVEVVRNHGEETFVKGLAAGDEVITTRLVNPLPNTLLAPEAQEAAPS
- a CDS encoding MarR family transcriptional regulator; amino-acid sequence: MSDPTQTQAREIYRTVRLLKDRLCHKFQARAREGGSSEVGNELTFVQSNVLMAIDERGELSVKELADALHVTPPSASAMVDRLVELGMVIREQSQQDRREVRIRLSETGAVHFQEMEGQILEYISALLIQLGPSCSAQWCEVYARIREIIAAEMRSELGPLVKKEGVG